Proteins found in one Pelobates fuscus isolate aPelFus1 chromosome 10, aPelFus1.pri, whole genome shotgun sequence genomic segment:
- the LOC134574577 gene encoding oocyte zinc finger protein XlCOF20-like, translating into MEDISTTHNKQVDNRNVIHVQSSPSEEKCILKQHVLPSQRDVACAEIITFPAAYGIQRSSVMLFSHVVPEQNPNIVQMGLPSSESVYNCLECPEVFNCQSDLISHQSVHQLECSLICTECGRCFSFKPQLLSHQDINSTVEQSQHSKCSKCSIKKSYLNSHKVIHKVENLNSCSECGKSFPRKSHLLVHERTHTGEKPFACSECGKRFNHKPHLVRHERIHTGEKPFVCTECGKGFSYKLGLVTHERTHTGEKPFICTECGKCFRYKSDFIIHERNHTGVRPFSCSECDKCFANKHYLYLHQRVHSGEKPFVCSECGKCFSHMAALIKHKRTHTGAKPFACSECGRGFAQKSGLSLHEKIHTGEKPFVCCECGQSFSHKAALMKHQRVHTGEKPHTCLECGKGFSRKSHLVLHERTHSGVKPFACPECGKCFSHKSHLNRHKRIHTGEKPFICQECGNCFSYKSCLLNHARIHRIETSGN; encoded by the coding sequence ATGGAAGATATCAGTACCACCCACAATAAGCAAGTAGATAACAGAAATGTGATACATGTCCAATCAAGTCCATCTGAAGAAAAATGTATCTTGAAACAACATGTTTTGCCTAGTCAAAGAGATGTTGCATGTGCTGAAATCATAACATTCCCAGCTGCCTATGGCATTCAAAGATCTTCTGTTATGTTGTTTTCGCACGTTGTTCCTGAACAAAACCCTAATATAGTTCAAATGGGACTACCTTCTTCAGAAAGTGTATATAACTGCTTGGAATGTCCTGAAGTATTTAATTGTCAGTCAGATCTCATTAGCCATCAAAGCGTTCACCAACTTGAATGTAGCTTGATTTGTACTGAATGCGGTAGATGTTTCTCCTTTAAACCCCAGCTTCTTAGCCATCAAGACATTAATTCAACTGTAGAACAATCTCAGCACTCGAAATGCAGCAAATGCTCTATCAAGAAGTCATATCTTAACTCGCATAAGGTGATTCACAAAGTAGAAAACCTCAATTCGTGCTCCGAGTGTGGAAAAAGTTTCCCCAGAAAGTCACATCTCCTTGTACACgaaagaactcacacaggagagaagccatttgcatgttctgaatgtgggaagcgCTTCAACCATAAACCACATCTAGTGCGGCACGAaagaattcacacaggagagaaaccatttgtgTGTACTGAATGTGGGAAAGGGTTTAGCTATAAATTAGGCCTTGTTACACATGAGAGAACCCACACAGGTGAGAAACCATTCATATGCACTGAATGTGGCAAATGTTTTAGATATAAGTCTGATTTTATTATTCATGAGAGGAATCACACAGGTGTGAGACCATTTTCGTGTTCTGAATGTGATAAATGTTTTGCTAATAAGCATTATCTCTATTTGCATCAGAGAGTTCActcaggagagaaaccatttgtatgctctgaatgtgggaaatgttttagccatATGGCAGCTCTCATTAAGCACAAGAGAACCCACACTGGAGCTAAACCGTTTGCATGCTCGGAATGTGggagaggttttgcccaaaaaTCAGGTCTCTCATTACATGAGAAAATtcatacaggagagaaaccatttgtATGTTGTGAATGTGGACAAAGTTTCAGTCATAAAGCAGCTCTTATGAAGCACCAGAGAGTTCACACAGGTGAGAAACCTCACACATGTCTAGAATGTGGGAAGGGCTTCTCAAGAAAGTCACATCTTGTTTTACATGAACGAACTCACTCAGGTGTAAAGCCCTTTGCATGTCCTGAATGTGGCAAATGTTTTAGCCATAAGTCACATCTCAACAGACACaagagaattcacacaggagagaaaccatttatTTGCCAGGAATGTGGAAACTGCTTTAGCTATAAGTCATGCCTCCTTAACCATGCGAGAATCCACAGGATAGAAACTTCTGGTAATTAA